A window of Tautonia plasticadhaerens contains these coding sequences:
- a CDS encoding peroxiredoxin family protein translates to MNVLSLSSVIALWAAVLLIAFLLLGVLRSLGLLRWRLDQLETVTPSRIGRDGLKLGAKAPDFTLVGHDGASRSLRDLAGRRVLLVFTQSGCGPCGAIVPELNRVHGRGEHQVVVINNGAPEETRAWAARHRAGFPVLTQEKWAVSKRYQVFATPFAFVIDEGGTITSKGIVGSRQYLGFVLQGAGRHAQHREGHPEPEGAGEVERTKSHSTEEVSRA, encoded by the coding sequence ATGAACGTGCTCTCACTCAGCTCGGTCATCGCCCTGTGGGCGGCAGTCCTCCTGATCGCGTTCCTGTTGCTCGGCGTCCTGCGTTCCCTGGGGCTGCTCCGCTGGCGCCTGGACCAACTGGAGACGGTCACCCCGAGCCGCATCGGCCGCGACGGCTTGAAGCTGGGCGCCAAGGCCCCCGACTTCACCCTGGTTGGCCACGACGGCGCATCGCGATCGCTCCGCGACCTCGCCGGCCGCAGGGTGCTGCTGGTCTTCACCCAGTCGGGATGCGGCCCTTGTGGCGCGATCGTGCCCGAGTTGAATCGCGTCCATGGGCGGGGCGAGCACCAGGTCGTCGTGATCAACAACGGCGCACCGGAGGAGACCCGCGCGTGGGCAGCCCGGCATCGCGCCGGCTTCCCGGTGCTGACGCAGGAGAAATGGGCTGTCTCGAAGCGGTATCAGGTGTTCGCGACCCCGTTCGCGTTCGTCATCGACGAGGGCGGGACCATTACATCGAAGGGGATCGTCGGCAGCCGTCAGTACCTGGGCTTCGTGCTCCAGGGCGCCGGCCGCCACGCGCAGCACAGGGAGGGGCATCCGGAGCCGGAAGGAGCCGGGGAGGTCGAGCGTACGAAGTCCCATTCAACGGAGGAGGTGTCTCGTGCTTGA
- a CDS encoding DUF1559 domain-containing protein yields the protein MSSHEHRRGAFTLIEVLVVITIIAILIGLLLPAVQAAREAARRAQCANNLKQLALAAQLHHDAKGYFPTGLVPIFANQGRFDGGTNLWVELLPYLEQWPLHRDWDYEDYRNNLAGERTAHVSQVLSVLLCPSDPLPDPVHRLQAEAPYDWMNAHYALSSYGGNAGTRSYGRPGNPQSRDGIFFKGRHIRLADITDGTSQTILLGERHHLDPEYDRLTAELDPSFYPLASWGAWGSAGHPLGSQGDVLLGSIVPINYRVPPESGEDNWDWEDFRLSAFGSGHGGGAHFAFADGSVRFIKDSIAIEQLRALSTRARGEVIAAP from the coding sequence TTGTCGTCCCATGAGCATCGGCGCGGCGCCTTCACCCTGATCGAAGTCCTGGTGGTGATCACGATCATCGCGATCCTCATCGGGCTCCTGCTGCCGGCCGTCCAGGCGGCCCGCGAGGCCGCCCGCCGCGCCCAGTGCGCCAACAACCTGAAGCAACTGGCCCTCGCGGCCCAGCTCCACCACGACGCGAAGGGATACTTCCCTACGGGGTTGGTCCCGATCTTCGCGAATCAGGGTCGCTTCGACGGGGGCACGAATCTCTGGGTCGAGCTCCTCCCCTACCTGGAGCAGTGGCCCCTGCATCGGGACTGGGATTACGAGGATTACCGCAACAACCTTGCCGGGGAGCGCACCGCACACGTCTCGCAGGTCCTCTCGGTGCTGCTCTGCCCATCGGACCCCCTGCCGGACCCGGTGCACCGGCTGCAGGCCGAGGCGCCGTACGACTGGATGAATGCCCATTACGCCCTGAGCAGCTATGGCGGGAACGCGGGGACGAGGTCGTACGGCCGGCCGGGCAATCCTCAGTCAAGGGACGGCATCTTCTTCAAGGGACGTCACATCCGACTGGCCGACATCACCGACGGCACGAGCCAGACGATCCTCCTGGGCGAGCGCCACCACCTCGACCCGGAATACGACCGCCTGACCGCCGAACTCGATCCCTCCTTCTATCCGCTCGCCAGTTGGGGTGCCTGGGGCTCGGCGGGGCATCCGCTCGGTTCGCAGGGGGATGTGCTGCTCGGTTCCATCGTACCGATCAACTATCGCGTGCCCCCCGAATCCGGCGAAGACAACTGGGACTGGGAGGACTTCCGCCTCAGCGCCTTCGGCAGCGGCCACGGAGGCGGCGCCCACTTCGCCTTCGCCGACGGCTCGGTGCGCTTCATCAAGGATTCCATCGCAATCGAGCAACTCCGGGCACTCAGCACGCGCGCCAGGGGGGAGGTGATCGCCGCACCCTGA
- a CDS encoding WD40 domain-containing protein, translating to MDEERLFHLALEKPAGERAAFLEEACVSNPVVREHLEALLRAYEYPDSFLGKPAVNLGAAVESPPDRHAGGGDSGATEDVAPGARSLTEGPGSRIGPYKLLQPIGEGGMGTVYMAEQTRPVRRLVALKVIKDGMDRRQVLARFEAERQALALMDHPNIAKVLDAGSTDSGRPYFVMELVKGIPITTFCDERRLTPRERLELFVPVCRAVQHAHQKGVIHRDLKPSNVLVALYDGRPVPRVIDFGVAKATGPKLTERTLFTEFGSIIGTPQYMSPEQAELNQLDVDTRSDIYSLGVLLYELLTGTTPLERRRLEETALLELLRLVREEEPPKPSTRLRTTAALPAIAERRGLEPKRLGTLVRGELDWIVMKCLEKDRNRRYETANSLATDLRRYLDDEPVLACPPTPAYRFRKFARRHKRALTMAGVALAGLLLAVIGLAASTVFIWRAKDELIRSLYFQSIALADREWSANHLARADEVLERCPPTLRGLEWRLLKRRLLSKAMPPLRHGNALFACAISPDGTQLVSSDLEGFLYVWDPSTGQELRDPIRAHDAVCYYVAFSPNGARLASAEDGGVKVWDAKTWREIDAWDTPTPMPAGSVQGLAFSPDGKLLACVCIRRPDGLEDVSIWDVLTGERLFALPEQRYNVANLTLSPDGTLLATASGDRTVKLWDARTGALIRTDRGDTTFRCVAFSPDGLLVAAGGGRENERGSGQVRIWDVATGRVRPISTGHTAWSVAFSPDGRRLATGGTDQAVKIWDTASGQEILTLRGHTDWVMDLAFSPDGHRLASASGDRTIRIWDASPLREGEPTGEALFTLRGHTDGVTALAFHPLVPRLASASTDGSLKLWDTQSGRYLSTIHPGIQEVLTLAFSPDGEHLAAAGGSDLFATVLDATTGTEVARPGEGVHTEPVSRVAFSPDGRYLASGDNAGLLLISDVTTGVVRRFPGGPLITALAFSPDPGERLLAVAAGDGEVQIWDTTTGERIAHPPLEHQGFIYGLAFSPDGQHLASSGWDRTVRIWDTATWERDEVIRDPAAAQCVAFSPDGRLLAWGTSDATVEVLRRDTGEIFTLRGHLDQVLGVAFSPGGKLIASASRDGTVKIWETPSSHEALGSGRP from the coding sequence ATGGACGAAGAACGGCTCTTCCACCTCGCCCTGGAGAAGCCCGCCGGGGAGCGTGCCGCCTTCCTGGAGGAGGCATGTGTCAGCAATCCGGTCGTGCGTGAGCACTTGGAGGCCCTCCTCCGGGCCTACGAGTACCCCGATAGCTTCCTGGGGAAACCGGCGGTAAACCTGGGCGCGGCGGTGGAATCGCCGCCGGATCGGCACGCCGGCGGGGGCGACTCCGGCGCGACGGAAGACGTCGCTCCCGGCGCCCGCTCGCTCACCGAAGGTCCGGGGAGCCGGATCGGCCCGTACAAGCTGCTGCAGCCGATCGGAGAGGGCGGTATGGGCACCGTCTACATGGCCGAGCAGACCCGGCCGGTGAGGCGACTGGTCGCCCTGAAGGTCATCAAGGACGGGATGGACAGGCGCCAGGTGCTCGCCCGCTTCGAGGCCGAGCGGCAGGCACTGGCCCTGATGGACCACCCCAACATCGCCAAGGTCCTGGATGCCGGGTCGACGGACTCCGGCCGGCCCTACTTCGTGATGGAGCTGGTCAAGGGCATCCCGATCACGACCTTCTGCGACGAGCGCCGGCTGACGCCTCGCGAGCGGCTGGAGCTGTTCGTGCCCGTCTGCCGGGCGGTGCAGCACGCGCACCAGAAGGGCGTCATCCACCGCGACCTGAAGCCCTCCAACGTCCTGGTCGCGCTGTACGACGGCCGGCCGGTGCCCCGAGTCATCGACTTCGGCGTGGCCAAGGCGACCGGCCCGAAGCTGACCGAGCGGACGCTGTTCACCGAGTTCGGCTCGATCATCGGCACGCCGCAATACATGAGCCCGGAGCAGGCCGAGCTGAACCAGCTCGACGTCGACACCCGCAGCGACATCTACAGCCTCGGCGTGCTGCTCTACGAGTTGCTGACCGGCACCACCCCGCTGGAGCGCCGGCGGCTGGAGGAGACGGCCCTGCTGGAGTTGCTCCGCTTGGTCCGCGAGGAGGAGCCGCCGAAGCCGAGCACCCGGCTGAGGACGACGGCGGCGCTGCCGGCGATCGCCGAGCGTCGGGGGCTGGAGCCGAAGCGACTCGGCACCTTGGTCCGGGGCGAGTTGGATTGGATCGTGATGAAGTGCCTGGAGAAGGACCGCAACCGGCGCTACGAGACGGCCAATAGCCTCGCGACGGACCTCCGACGCTACCTGGACGACGAGCCCGTGCTGGCCTGCCCCCCGACCCCGGCGTATCGCTTCCGGAAGTTCGCGCGCCGGCACAAGCGCGCCCTGACGATGGCGGGCGTGGCCCTGGCGGGGCTCCTGCTGGCGGTGATCGGCCTGGCGGCCAGCACCGTCTTCATCTGGCGGGCCAAGGATGAGCTCATCCGATCCTTGTACTTCCAAAGCATCGCCCTGGCGGATCGCGAATGGTCGGCGAACCACCTCGCCCGTGCCGACGAGGTGCTGGAGCGATGCCCGCCGACATTGCGCGGCCTGGAATGGCGCCTCCTCAAGCGGCGGCTGCTCAGCAAGGCCATGCCCCCGTTACGCCACGGCAACGCCTTGTTCGCGTGCGCCATCAGCCCCGACGGCACTCAGCTCGTCTCCTCCGATCTCGAGGGCTTCCTCTATGTCTGGGATCCGAGCACCGGGCAGGAGCTTCGCGACCCCATCCGCGCCCACGACGCGGTCTGTTACTACGTGGCGTTCAGCCCGAACGGCGCGCGGCTAGCCTCCGCCGAGGACGGCGGAGTGAAGGTCTGGGATGCGAAGACGTGGCGGGAGATCGATGCGTGGGACACGCCGACGCCGATGCCCGCCGGCTCGGTGCAGGGCCTCGCCTTCAGCCCGGACGGGAAGTTGCTCGCCTGCGTGTGCATCCGGCGGCCCGACGGGCTTGAAGACGTCAGCATCTGGGACGTGCTGACGGGCGAGCGACTGTTCGCGCTGCCCGAGCAGCGTTACAATGTCGCGAATCTCACCCTCAGCCCGGATGGAACGCTCCTCGCCACGGCGAGCGGGGACCGGACCGTGAAGCTGTGGGACGCCCGCACAGGCGCCTTGATCCGGACCGATCGCGGGGACACGACCTTCCGGTGCGTCGCGTTCAGCCCGGACGGCCTCCTGGTCGCGGCGGGCGGTGGCAGGGAGAACGAGCGGGGCAGCGGCCAGGTGAGGATCTGGGACGTCGCGACCGGCCGTGTGCGACCGATCTCCACGGGGCACACGGCCTGGAGCGTGGCGTTCAGCCCCGACGGCCGGCGCCTGGCCACCGGCGGCACCGACCAGGCGGTGAAGATCTGGGACACGGCGAGTGGGCAGGAGATCCTGACCCTGCGGGGGCACACCGACTGGGTCATGGACCTGGCATTCAGCCCTGACGGCCATCGCCTGGCCTCGGCGAGCGGCGATCGCACGATCCGCATCTGGGATGCGAGCCCGCTGCGTGAGGGGGAGCCCACCGGCGAAGCGCTCTTCACATTGCGTGGGCACACCGACGGCGTCACCGCCCTGGCGTTCCATCCCCTCGTACCTCGCCTTGCCTCGGCCAGCACGGACGGCAGCCTCAAGCTCTGGGATACGCAGTCGGGACGCTATCTGAGCACCATACACCCGGGCATCCAGGAGGTGCTCACCCTGGCGTTCAGCCCGGACGGCGAGCACCTGGCCGCCGCCGGAGGCTCGGATCTCTTCGCGACCGTCCTGGACGCGACGACCGGCACGGAGGTGGCGCGACCGGGGGAGGGAGTACACACCGAACCCGTCTCGCGCGTCGCCTTCAGTCCGGATGGCCGATACCTGGCCTCGGGGGACAATGCCGGGCTCCTTCTGATCTCGGACGTCACCACCGGCGTCGTGCGTCGCTTCCCGGGCGGCCCGCTCATCACCGCGTTGGCGTTCAGCCCTGACCCGGGCGAGCGGCTCCTCGCCGTCGCGGCCGGCGATGGCGAGGTGCAGATCTGGGACACCACGACCGGCGAGCGGATCGCCCACCCGCCGCTCGAACACCAGGGCTTCATCTACGGGCTGGCGTTCAGCCCGGACGGCCAGCATCTGGCCTCGTCGGGATGGGACCGGACCGTGCGGATCTGGGACACGGCCACCTGGGAGCGGGACGAGGTGATCCGCGACCCGGCGGCGGCCCAGTGTGTCGCCTTCAGCCCCGATGGCCGGTTGCTGGCCTGGGGGACGAGCGACGCCACCGTCGAGGTGTTACGGAGGGACACGGGAGAGATCTTCACGCTGCGGGGCCATCTGGACCAGGTCCTGGGCGTTGCGTTCAGCCCGGGCGGGAAACTCATCGCCTCGGCCAGTCGGGACGGAACGGTCAAGATCTGGGAGACTCCTTCGTCGCACGAGGCGCTCGGTTCGGGGCGTCCGTAG
- a CDS encoding ECF-type sigma factor codes for MNEVTRLLSAIERDGAQAAAQLLPLVYDELRRLAAQRLAQEPPGQTLQATALVHEAYLRLIGQEGPQVYKDRGHFFAAAATAMRRILVDNARRKRARKRGGGLLRQPLEAVAAPEPDEELLALDVALEKLAAMDPLKARLVELRHFAGLTGEQAAAALGISPTTADRHWAYARAWLQAEVRGG; via the coding sequence ATGAACGAAGTCACGCGCCTCCTCTCGGCCATCGAGCGAGACGGAGCACAGGCGGCCGCTCAGCTGCTCCCGCTGGTCTACGACGAGCTTCGCAGGCTGGCCGCCCAACGGCTGGCCCAGGAGCCGCCCGGCCAGACGCTCCAGGCCACGGCCCTGGTCCACGAAGCGTACCTCCGACTGATCGGTCAGGAGGGGCCCCAGGTGTACAAGGACCGCGGCCACTTCTTCGCCGCTGCGGCCACGGCGATGCGCCGCATCCTCGTCGACAACGCCCGACGCAAGCGGGCCCGGAAGCGCGGCGGCGGCCTGCTGCGGCAGCCGCTCGAGGCCGTGGCGGCGCCCGAGCCCGACGAGGAGCTGCTGGCTCTGGACGTAGCCTTGGAGAAGCTGGCTGCGATGGACCCCCTCAAGGCCAGGCTGGTCGAGCTGCGGCACTTCGCCGGGCTGACGGGCGAGCAGGCCGCGGCGGCCCTGGGCATCTCCCCGACCACGGCCGACCGGCACTGGGCGTACGCGCGGGCCTGGCTCCAGGCCGAGGTCCGTGGCGGCTGA
- the tnpC gene encoding IS66 family transposase encodes METTILPDDLALCHEIIRQQADTIEESRRRIEQLEHQIEQLLRRQYGPRRESVDPDQLRLFAYDATENLVEGAPEEPSEAEDARPKRRWRRRGRQRLPEHLPRQRIEYELSAEELPCPDCGYLRVKIGEEVSEQLEYVPSSLQVTVHARFRYACRACQEHVAIAAKPPQPIDKGLPGPGLLAHVITSKYGDHLPLYRQEDILARHGVVLSRATLCGWMARSADLLAPLYDLMVARVRASKVIWTDDTTVPVWDPTLPKTRTGRFWVYIGDVRSPYVVYDYTPRRTRDGPERFLDGFRGYLQADAFSGYDRMCAGPDVIEVACWAHARRKFFEARSSSPVLAHAALARIRQLYAVEHAAEELSAEDRRVARQRDSVPLLTAFGEWLTEHGRLALPKSPIGQAIAYARSNWAALCRYPEHGELSIDNNLAERMLRAQAIGRRNWRFFGSDRGGRTAAVLYSLTGACKYHGIDPFAYLRDILGRLPTQPVNRLGESLPDDWIGSHPSALRKRAS; translated from the coding sequence ATGGAGACGACGATACTGCCCGACGATCTGGCCCTCTGCCACGAGATCATCCGCCAGCAGGCGGACACGATCGAGGAGTCCCGACGACGGATCGAGCAGCTGGAGCATCAGATCGAGCAACTGCTCCGACGCCAGTACGGACCCCGGCGGGAGAGCGTCGATCCCGATCAACTCCGGCTGTTCGCCTACGACGCGACCGAAAACCTCGTTGAAGGCGCCCCGGAGGAGCCCTCGGAGGCAGAGGACGCGAGGCCCAAGCGACGTTGGCGACGCCGGGGACGGCAGCGGCTGCCCGAGCATCTGCCCCGGCAACGGATCGAATATGAGCTGTCCGCCGAGGAGTTGCCCTGCCCGGACTGCGGGTACCTTCGGGTGAAGATCGGCGAGGAGGTCAGTGAGCAGCTGGAGTACGTGCCGTCGTCGCTCCAGGTGACCGTCCACGCGCGGTTCCGCTATGCCTGCCGGGCGTGCCAGGAGCACGTGGCGATCGCGGCCAAGCCGCCGCAGCCGATCGACAAGGGCCTACCCGGCCCGGGGCTGCTGGCGCACGTGATCACCAGCAAGTACGGCGACCATCTGCCGCTGTACCGCCAGGAGGACATCCTCGCCCGGCACGGCGTCGTTCTGTCGCGGGCAACGCTCTGCGGCTGGATGGCCCGGTCGGCCGATCTGCTGGCGCCGCTCTACGACCTGATGGTCGCGCGGGTCCGGGCCTCGAAGGTGATCTGGACCGACGATACCACCGTACCGGTCTGGGACCCGACCTTGCCCAAGACGCGGACCGGGCGGTTCTGGGTGTACATCGGGGACGTCCGGAGTCCCTACGTCGTCTACGACTACACTCCGCGTCGGACGCGGGACGGGCCGGAGCGGTTCCTGGATGGGTTCCGGGGCTACCTCCAAGCCGACGCGTTCTCCGGCTACGATCGGATGTGCGCCGGCCCGGACGTGATCGAGGTCGCGTGCTGGGCTCACGCGCGGCGGAAGTTCTTCGAGGCGAGGTCCTCGTCGCCCGTGCTGGCGCATGCGGCGTTGGCCCGCATCCGGCAGCTCTACGCTGTCGAGCACGCCGCTGAGGAGCTGTCGGCCGAGGACCGACGGGTCGCGCGGCAGAGGGATTCGGTCCCGCTGCTGACGGCCTTCGGGGAGTGGTTGACCGAGCACGGCCGCCTCGCGCTGCCCAAGAGCCCGATCGGCCAGGCGATCGCCTACGCCCGGTCGAACTGGGCGGCGCTGTGTCGCTATCCCGAGCACGGGGAGCTGAGCATCGACAACAACCTCGCCGAGCGGATGCTGAGGGCCCAGGCCATCGGCCGGAGGAATTGGAGGTTTTTTGGGAGTGACCGCGGGGGGCGGACGGCGGCCGTCCTGTACTCGTTGACCGGCGCCTGCAAGTACCACGGCATCGATCCCTTCGCCTACCTCCGGGACATCCTCGGCCGACTCCCGACCCAGCCGGTGAACCGGCTGGGTGAGTCGCTGCCCGATGACTGGATCGGCTCGCATCCCTCCGCGCTCCGTAAGCGAGCATCGTGA
- a CDS encoding IS630 family transposase — MARPLAELVLSDDERQTLTTWASRPESTLRLATRARIVPACAEGLENEAVAARPRVRSATVGTWRRRFVERRLEGLADEPRPGAPRTIADADVERGVTGTLETKPESATHWSTRGMAEAAGMSQTAVGRIWRSFGPKPHLRETSKLSTDPFFVEKVRDVVGLYMSPPERAIALCVGEKSQVQALDRTQPLLPMTPGQAERPTHDYVRNGTTSLLAALDVATGGVIGRCHRRHRAKGFLRFLDEVHARVPREPGVEVHLVLDHYATHETPAVERWFLRPPEYHLHFTPTSSSWLNLVERFFAEITETRIRRGVFRSVAALEAAIRGYLEHHNADPKPFVWAADADLILNRIKRVCKRTSDSGH; from the coding sequence ATGGCGCGACCGCTGGCCGAGCTGGTCCTGAGCGACGACGAGCGGCAGACGTTGACGACCTGGGCGAGCCGCCCCGAGAGCACCCTGCGGCTCGCCACCCGCGCCCGCATCGTCCCGGCCTGCGCCGAGGGGCTGGAGAACGAGGCGGTCGCCGCCAGGCCCCGCGTCCGCTCGGCCACCGTTGGCACCTGGCGGCGGCGGTTCGTCGAGCGACGCCTGGAGGGGCTGGCCGACGAGCCCCGCCCCGGCGCGCCGCGCACGATCGCCGACGCCGACGTCGAGCGGGGCGTCACCGGGACGCTGGAGACCAAGCCCGAGTCGGCCACGCACTGGAGTACCCGCGGCATGGCCGAGGCCGCCGGCATGTCCCAGACGGCCGTCGGGCGGATCTGGCGCTCGTTCGGGCCGAAGCCGCACCTCCGCGAGACCTCCAAGCTCTCGACCGACCCGTTCTTCGTCGAGAAGGTCCGCGACGTCGTCGGGCTGTACATGAGCCCGCCGGAGCGGGCGATCGCCCTGTGCGTCGGCGAGAAGAGCCAGGTCCAGGCCCTGGACCGGACCCAGCCGCTGCTGCCGATGACGCCGGGGCAGGCCGAGCGGCCTACCCACGACTACGTCCGCAACGGGACCACATCGCTGTTGGCGGCCCTGGACGTGGCTACCGGCGGGGTGATCGGTCGGTGCCACCGGAGGCACCGCGCGAAGGGGTTCCTGCGGTTCCTGGACGAGGTCCACGCCCGCGTCCCGCGCGAGCCGGGCGTGGAGGTCCACCTGGTGCTGGACCACTACGCGACCCACGAGACGCCGGCGGTGGAGCGATGGTTCCTGCGGCCCCCGGAGTACCACCTGCACTTCACGCCGACCAGCAGCTCGTGGCTGAACCTGGTCGAGCGGTTCTTCGCGGAGATCACCGAGACGCGGATCCGACGCGGCGTGTTCCGCAGCGTGGCGGCGTTGGAGGCGGCGATCCGAGGGTACCTGGAGCACCACAACGCGGACCCCAAGCCGTTCGTGTGGGCCGCAGACGCCGACCTGATCCTCAACCGCATCAAGCGGGTTTGTAAACGGACTTCCGACTCGGGACACTAG
- a CDS encoding helix-turn-helix transcriptional regulator, with amino-acid sequence MTWRLADIAEALGVSRRALERERSAGRLPKPDLTIGRMPLWRPETIRGWIERGGRP; translated from the coding sequence GTGACCTGGCGGCTCGCCGACATCGCCGAGGCGCTCGGTGTGAGCCGGCGTGCCCTGGAACGCGAGCGATCGGCCGGCCGGCTGCCGAAGCCCGACCTGACCATCGGCAGGATGCCCCTCTGGCGGCCCGAGACGATCCGAGGATGGATCGAGCGAGGAGGGCGCCCGTGA
- a CDS encoding AAA family ATPase has protein sequence MIRPFDAWTLRTLLAGGSIDGGQEAISSPFRLLAAHLDSLPSEGRQAAWNGFLCSRADAEELTIALSDVDPSSPSPEPDPAGRCANLADLRRLVASVGWHWGQWLAAGVLNGLAADPGTGKTVMATDLARRLWFRQPWPDGQENSFPEGTRTLWVPGDRHYAQLMELASSYGLPDEALLFNASPDDPTDGLDLDDPAELGKLADRIETESPGLVIVDTVGMSTGRNLCRPEDANAYFGPLMDIARETGAAFLLLTHLSKNGDALGRRFTGACRVVWKMTAPDPENQPDRRRVWVDKTFSINPPVLGMSFGDADCSFDFSPPSEPEPVPRKRGPAPEKLEACKQWLVERLACPSPVNEVRRDSEKEKYSSGTLYDARDALGVEEYMVDRRKWWKLPGEMESDSSEVETAF, from the coding sequence GTGATCCGGCCCTTCGACGCCTGGACGCTCCGCACGCTGCTGGCCGGCGGGTCGATCGATGGGGGACAGGAGGCGATCTCTTCCCCGTTCCGTCTGCTCGCCGCCCACCTGGACAGCTTGCCCTCTGAGGGGAGGCAAGCCGCCTGGAATGGTTTCCTGTGCAGCCGTGCCGACGCTGAGGAATTGACGATCGCCCTGTCGGATGTCGATCCCTCCAGCCCGTCGCCCGAGCCCGACCCGGCCGGGCGATGTGCCAACCTGGCCGACCTGCGCCGCCTCGTCGCGAGCGTGGGTTGGCACTGGGGCCAATGGCTCGCAGCCGGGGTGCTTAACGGCCTGGCCGCCGATCCCGGTACGGGGAAGACGGTCATGGCGACCGATTTGGCCCGCCGCCTCTGGTTCCGCCAGCCGTGGCCCGACGGACAGGAGAACTCCTTCCCCGAGGGGACGCGGACCCTCTGGGTGCCCGGCGATCGTCACTACGCGCAATTGATGGAACTGGCATCCTCGTACGGACTGCCCGACGAAGCCCTGTTGTTCAACGCCTCGCCGGACGACCCGACGGACGGCCTTGACCTGGACGACCCGGCCGAGTTGGGGAAGCTTGCCGATCGGATCGAGACCGAGTCGCCCGGACTCGTGATCGTCGACACGGTCGGGATGAGCACCGGGCGGAATCTCTGCAGGCCCGAGGATGCCAACGCTTACTTCGGGCCCCTCATGGACATCGCCCGAGAGACCGGCGCGGCGTTCCTGCTACTGACCCACCTGAGCAAGAACGGCGATGCCCTGGGCCGACGCTTCACCGGAGCTTGCCGGGTGGTCTGGAAGATGACCGCCCCGGATCCCGAGAACCAGCCTGATCGCCGGCGGGTGTGGGTCGACAAGACGTTCTCGATCAATCCTCCTGTCCTGGGGATGTCATTCGGAGACGCCGATTGTTCGTTCGACTTCTCTCCGCCATCCGAGCCCGAGCCGGTGCCCCGCAAACGAGGCCCGGCTCCCGAGAAGCTTGAGGCGTGCAAGCAGTGGCTGGTCGAGCGATTGGCCTGCCCGTCCCCCGTCAACGAAGTCCGTCGGGATTCCGAGAAGGAGAAGTACTCGTCCGGGACCTTGTACGACGCCCGTGACGCCCTGGGTGTTGAGGAGTACATGGTCGATCGTCGGAAGTGGTGGAAGCTCCCAGGGGAGATGGAGTCCGACTCAAGCGAAGTCGAGACGGCGTTCTGA
- a CDS encoding CHC2 zinc finger domain-containing protein: MGLKVSEIWRMQATGGPRTDWKAERDKVDLAGVVTALLGPAPGRRGEHGRRIWCRCPFHDDANPSFCVDPGKPWWRCYGCDEHGDAVSLVMKLRDVTFREAVAYLTGGGSLPAGSTPRPARPSKRTRSVEEGRTPLQNASRPEPSGMAPEATSALIEAASARLWTSDGASALSYLTGPARGLKPETIRAAKLGVTPPLDLPGKPSGIVVPWFCGAAPVLVKFRQPKPNRPKYREVFRDRAGLSGIYPGPEAIRPGRPIIVVEGEFDALLLGQELGELAAVVTLGCASIRPTPEVLGAMLVAASWFIATDSDVAGDKAASSWPASARRIRPPEPYNDWTEVKADGVDLGRWWREVLTGIDRPALFTWPELERQRWAEPTDADEPPNVLADEPSPD, encoded by the coding sequence ATGGGCTTGAAGGTCTCGGAGATCTGGCGGATGCAGGCCACGGGAGGCCCCCGAACCGATTGGAAGGCCGAGCGGGACAAGGTCGATCTGGCCGGGGTGGTGACCGCCCTCCTCGGCCCAGCTCCCGGCCGGCGTGGCGAGCATGGCCGTCGCATCTGGTGTCGCTGCCCGTTCCATGACGATGCCAACCCCTCGTTCTGTGTCGACCCCGGCAAGCCCTGGTGGCGCTGCTACGGATGCGACGAGCACGGCGATGCCGTCTCGCTGGTCATGAAACTGCGGGATGTCACCTTCCGCGAGGCGGTGGCCTATCTCACCGGCGGTGGCTCCCTGCCTGCAGGAAGCACGCCTCGGCCAGCCCGGCCGAGCAAACGGACGAGGTCAGTCGAAGAGGGACGCACTCCGCTTCAAAATGCCTCCCGGCCTGAGCCTTCTGGGATGGCGCCGGAAGCCACCTCTGCCCTCATCGAAGCCGCCTCGGCTCGCCTGTGGACCTCCGACGGAGCCTCGGCCCTGTCCTACTTGACCGGCCCTGCCCGCGGACTGAAGCCCGAGACTATCCGGGCCGCCAAACTTGGGGTTACGCCGCCCCTGGACCTACCCGGTAAGCCGAGCGGAATTGTCGTCCCGTGGTTCTGCGGTGCGGCGCCGGTCCTCGTGAAGTTCCGCCAGCCGAAGCCAAATCGGCCGAAGTATCGCGAGGTGTTCCGCGACCGGGCAGGCCTGAGTGGCATCTATCCCGGTCCTGAGGCGATCCGGCCAGGCCGACCGATCATCGTGGTCGAAGGCGAATTCGATGCCTTACTGCTCGGCCAGGAGCTCGGGGAACTGGCCGCCGTGGTGACGCTGGGGTGCGCCTCGATCCGGCCGACCCCGGAAGTACTCGGGGCCATGCTCGTGGCGGCCTCCTGGTTCATCGCCACCGACTCCGACGTGGCGGGCGATAAGGCCGCCTCCTCCTGGCCCGCCTCGGCCCGAAGAATCCGCCCACCCGAGCCGTACAACGACTGGACCGAGGTCAAGGCTGACGGCGTCGACCTCGGCCGATGGTGGCGCGAGGTCCTCACAGGCATCGACCGGCCTGCCCTCTTCACCTGGCCCGAGCTGGAGCGCCAGCGATGGGCCGAGCCGACCGATGCGGACGAGCCCCCGAACGTCCTCGCCGATGAGCCTTCTCCGGATTGA